In a genomic window of Alcanivorax sp.:
- a CDS encoding MoxR family ATPase gives MKTRIDSVEEITRSFAGQGYICSEQIALAIYLAAQLHKPVLVEGPPGVGKTELAKAAAAFLEAPLIRLQCYEGLDESRALYEWKYGKQLLYTQLLRDKLGGMLADTDSLEASMERLGDLGEAFYSDTFLEPRPLLHALRSDEPTVLLIDEIDKADQEFEAFLLELLSDFQISIPELGTVKAKHQPLVLLTSNDQRELSDALKRRCLHLYIPYPAAELEAQIVATRVPDLDARLREQLVAFIQHLREQDMKKLPAISETLDWARALVLLHADSLEHAQVADTLNLVLKTEQDVTLARELLPAWLRKLGKR, from the coding sequence ATGAAGACCCGTATCGACTCCGTCGAAGAGATTACCCGCAGTTTTGCCGGGCAGGGCTATATCTGCAGCGAGCAGATTGCCCTGGCGATCTACCTGGCTGCGCAGTTGCACAAGCCGGTTCTGGTGGAAGGCCCCCCCGGGGTAGGAAAGACCGAACTGGCCAAAGCGGCGGCGGCTTTTCTTGAGGCGCCGCTGATCCGCCTGCAGTGCTACGAAGGCCTGGATGAAAGCCGGGCCTTGTACGAATGGAAGTATGGCAAGCAGCTACTCTACACCCAGTTGTTGCGTGACAAGCTGGGGGGCATGCTTGCTGATACCGACAGTCTGGAAGCCAGCATGGAGCGGCTGGGGGATCTGGGCGAAGCCTTCTACAGCGATACCTTTCTGGAGCCGCGACCGCTGTTGCATGCCCTGCGCAGTGACGAGCCGACGGTACTGCTCATTGATGAAATCGACAAGGCGGACCAGGAGTTTGAAGCCTTCCTGTTAGAGCTGTTGTCCGATTTCCAGATTTCCATTCCCGAACTGGGCACGGTGAAAGCAAAGCATCAGCCGCTGGTGTTGCTAACCAGTAACGACCAGCGAGAACTGTCTGATGCGCTCAAGCGTCGTTGCCTGCATCTCTATATTCCTTACCCGGCGGCGGAGCTGGAAGCGCAGATTGTTGCTACCCGGGTGCCGGATCTGGATGCCCGACTGCGAGAGCAGCTGGTGGCGTTTATTCAGCACCTGCGCGAACAGGACATGAAAAAGTTGCCGGCTATTTCTGAAACCCTGGATTGGGCCCGTGCGCTGGTATTACTGCACGCAGACAGCCTGGAACATGCCCAGGTGGCGGATACCCTCAATCTTGTGCTGAAGACCGAGCAGGATGTCACCCTGGCCCGGGAGCTGTTACCCGCCTGGCTGCGCAAGCTCGGCAAGCGCTAA
- a CDS encoding NAD(P)-dependent oxidoreductase yields MSTANLKGKTLFITGASRGIGKAIALRAARDGANIVLFAKTTEPHPKLPGTIYSAAEEIREAGGAALPCVGDIRYEEQLQAAVDQAVETFGGIDILVNNASAISLTGTEATTMKSYDLMHQINSRGTFMASKLCLPHLKKAANPHILNLAPPLNMAPHWFGRHVAYTMAKYGMSLCVLGMADEYAGKVAVNALWPKTVINTAAVQNQLGGAPTVKAARQPSIMADAAWTILTRPVDAASGRFFIDEEVLRDAGISDLSGYRVDPDLDDDKLLPDFFLD; encoded by the coding sequence ATGTCCACCGCCAACCTGAAAGGCAAAACCCTGTTTATCACCGGCGCCAGCCGCGGCATCGGCAAGGCCATCGCCCTGCGCGCCGCCCGTGACGGCGCCAACATCGTTCTGTTCGCCAAAACCACCGAGCCCCACCCCAAACTGCCTGGCACCATCTATAGCGCCGCCGAGGAAATCCGCGAGGCCGGAGGTGCCGCCCTGCCCTGCGTGGGAGATATTCGCTACGAGGAGCAACTCCAGGCCGCCGTGGACCAGGCCGTGGAAACCTTTGGCGGCATCGATATTCTGGTCAACAATGCCAGCGCCATCTCCCTCACCGGTACCGAAGCCACCACCATGAAGTCCTACGACCTGATGCATCAGATCAACAGTCGCGGCACCTTCATGGCCAGCAAGCTGTGCCTTCCCCACCTGAAGAAAGCGGCCAACCCGCACATCCTCAACCTGGCCCCGCCACTGAACATGGCGCCCCACTGGTTTGGCCGCCACGTGGCCTACACCATGGCCAAGTACGGCATGAGCCTGTGTGTGCTGGGTATGGCCGACGAATATGCCGGCAAGGTGGCGGTGAATGCCCTGTGGCCGAAAACCGTCATCAATACGGCGGCGGTACAGAACCAGCTCGGCGGCGCCCCCACCGTCAAGGCTGCCCGCCAGCCATCCATCATGGCCGATGCGGCCTGGACCATTCTCACCCGGCCGGTGGACGCGGCCTCCGGGCGCTTCTTTATTGATGAAGAGGTATTGCGCGACGCCGGCATCAGCGACCTGAGCGGCTATCGGGTGGACCCGGATCTGGACGACGACAAGTTGTTGCCGGATTTCTTTCTGGACTGA
- a CDS encoding putative quinol monooxygenase, with protein sequence MIIVKGSFPVKQDQQPEALALVQALAKSSRGEHGCLAYEVYLQADEPRVIVVWQQWTDLDALEIHFGSEHVDAFLDAIPDMIDGEVTSARFDVTSLDGEPIVEEVAEIAPLVLADNITLH encoded by the coding sequence ATGATCATCGTCAAAGGCTCTTTCCCCGTGAAACAAGACCAGCAACCCGAGGCGCTGGCGCTGGTGCAGGCGTTGGCGAAATCCTCTCGGGGGGAGCACGGCTGTCTGGCCTACGAGGTGTACCTGCAGGCAGATGAGCCGCGGGTAATTGTGGTGTGGCAACAATGGACCGATCTGGATGCGCTGGAAATCCACTTCGGCTCCGAGCATGTGGATGCTTTTCTGGATGCTATCCCCGACATGATTGATGGTGAAGTGACATCCGCCCGCTTTGATGTCACCAGCCTGGACGGCGAACCCATCGTCGAAGAAGTGGCCGAAATCGCGCCGCTGGTGCTGGCGGACAATATTACCCTGCACTGA
- a CDS encoding AarF/ABC1/UbiB kinase family protein, whose product MADDRRRKRPTTATSRLFRLTGMTTSIATRVAGHQVKGWFQSDTAKAADREKLLQHIGREVAATLGEMKGAVMKVGQIASQMQDILPKEISDQLKVLQNASAPMPFHVIRRQLERELGGTLDSLFADFEETPFAAASIGQVHRATTHDGDSVVVKVQYPAVKESIDSDMKHLRRILRLGSLLKVDEAALDAVFREIRNQLHEELDYRQEAGNLKHFRDFHNDQPWLVIPRVFDELSSEKVLTLSQETGIALDQADDDHGFDQATRNLLGERLFDALGQQIFQLRAVHCDPHPGNFAFRPDGTIVIYDFGAVKRLPPQDADLLRNIVRSALNEQWDQLDSQLLQLGARKKDTQVNGQFYATWIALLLRAFDDKPYDFGRSELHTDILRQVKRTPLEQMLKFQPSSRSLLIERVVSGHYWTMMKLGVNTAFRPNLERALEVTPDN is encoded by the coding sequence ATGGCTGACGACCGTCGTCGCAAACGCCCCACCACTGCCACCAGCCGCCTGTTCAGGCTGACAGGCATGACTACCTCCATTGCGACCCGGGTGGCCGGCCATCAGGTCAAGGGGTGGTTCCAGTCGGATACCGCCAAGGCCGCAGACCGGGAAAAGCTGCTCCAGCATATCGGCCGGGAGGTGGCCGCCACCCTGGGAGAGATGAAAGGCGCGGTCATGAAGGTGGGACAGATCGCCTCACAAATGCAGGACATTCTGCCCAAGGAAATCAGCGATCAGCTCAAGGTGCTACAGAACGCCTCGGCCCCCATGCCCTTCCACGTGATCCGCCGACAACTGGAACGCGAACTGGGAGGCACCCTGGACTCGCTGTTTGCCGACTTTGAAGAAACACCGTTCGCCGCAGCCTCCATCGGCCAGGTACACCGTGCCACCACCCATGACGGCGACAGCGTAGTCGTCAAGGTTCAGTACCCGGCGGTAAAGGAATCCATTGATTCCGATATGAAACATCTGCGTCGCATCCTGCGCCTGGGCAGCCTGCTAAAAGTGGACGAGGCGGCCCTCGATGCCGTATTCAGGGAAATCCGCAACCAGCTCCACGAAGAGCTGGACTACCGGCAGGAAGCGGGCAATCTGAAACACTTCCGCGATTTCCATAATGACCAGCCCTGGCTGGTCATCCCGCGTGTATTCGACGAACTGTCCAGCGAAAAAGTACTGACCCTTAGCCAGGAAACCGGCATTGCGCTGGATCAGGCGGATGACGATCACGGCTTTGATCAGGCTACCCGCAACCTGCTTGGCGAGCGCCTTTTCGACGCCCTTGGCCAGCAGATTTTCCAGTTACGGGCGGTCCACTGTGATCCGCACCCGGGCAACTTTGCCTTTCGCCCGGACGGCACCATCGTGATTTATGATTTCGGCGCGGTAAAACGGTTGCCGCCCCAGGATGCTGACCTGCTACGGAATATTGTGCGCAGCGCACTGAATGAACAGTGGGATCAGCTGGACAGCCAGTTGCTGCAGCTGGGAGCTCGCAAGAAAGACACCCAGGTGAACGGCCAGTTCTATGCCACCTGGATTGCCTTGTTGCTACGCGCCTTCGATGACAAGCCCTACGATTTTGGCCGCTCGGAACTGCATACCGACATCCTCCGCCAGGTAAAACGTACTCCCCTGGAGCAGATGCTGAAGTTCCAGCCCTCCTCGCGCAGCCTGCTGATTGAACGAGTGGTCAGCGGCCACTACTGGACGATGATGAAACTGGGCGTCAATACCGCTTTCCGGCCCAACCTGGAAAGGGCATTGGAAGTGACGCCGGACAACTGA
- a CDS encoding TetR family transcriptional regulator, translating into MAETTRQRQKRQTRERILEAARTLMAGGRGLDSLGLREVARESGLAATSLYNHFPDMDALGLALIDSCCFRLRSAMEYERRSMIEIGPAQAVKELVGRFVRYLNDYENDFRLLVQQRLGSHDRYRMRIQRELQLLVDELAEDVRQAVAAQGREPVPAEQEAEAAIAIMFGAGISMLDNTASARRVLADHACLQLEMMALGGRMMAQGMRL; encoded by the coding sequence ATGGCTGAAACAACACGACAGCGGCAGAAGCGACAAACCCGGGAGCGCATTCTGGAAGCCGCCCGCACCCTTATGGCCGGGGGCCGTGGCCTGGATAGTCTGGGGCTGCGGGAAGTCGCCCGGGAATCCGGGCTTGCCGCCACCTCTCTGTACAACCACTTCCCGGACATGGATGCCCTGGGACTGGCGTTGATCGACTCCTGCTGTTTCCGGTTGCGTTCAGCCATGGAATACGAGCGGCGCAGCATGATCGAAATCGGCCCGGCCCAGGCGGTGAAAGAGCTGGTGGGCCGTTTTGTCCGTTACCTGAACGACTATGAAAATGATTTTCGGCTGCTGGTGCAACAGCGCCTGGGCAGCCATGACCGCTACCGGATGCGTATCCAGCGGGAGCTGCAATTGCTGGTGGATGAGCTGGCTGAGGATGTTCGCCAGGCGGTGGCGGCCCAGGGACGCGAGCCGGTGCCGGCGGAGCAGGAGGCGGAGGCGGCCATTGCCATCATGTTTGGCGCCGGCATTTCCATGCTCGACAACACGGCAAGTGCTCGCAGAGTGCTGGCGGATCATGCCTGCCTGCAGCTGGAAATGATGGCCCTGGGGGGGCGAATGATGGCCCAGGGTATGCGCCTTTAA
- a CDS encoding VWA domain-containing protein: MPTRRLSEFVQALRGAGLRISPDEASQAMDAAALVGYAQRQRFHDALALTLVKQQQDKPAFEETFARFFEAEDPRSDSPQGAESPMPAPAADLSSAQTPEQQQAEALLASTPDQLQQRMAEAAAEMDFTQMEVITQQGIYTRRLLMNMGMGAVDDRVLQLDQGSPPQQARAEQLRQWRTRVREQAAAQVRRQFLLHGVGKGRALREQTLRAVPFRDLREFRDVQALVRRMARRLASLHQRRTKTSRRGMLDARRTMVASIRHDGVPAKLFWRRRPPRKTRLMVICDVSSSVSDAARFLLQFLYAMNDVLPRVRSFAFASRFDEITEDFSRYSPEVAVGQVLDRLSGSGTDYAEMFRAFQARCERELDAHTTVIILGDARNNYLPDGAETLQAIRRRVKQVWWLNPESRSRWNSGDAVMDRYLPHCRLARQCATLNDLERVVDSLLGALD; encoded by the coding sequence ATGCCAACTCGTCGCTTGTCCGAGTTTGTTCAGGCCCTGCGTGGGGCCGGGCTGCGGATTTCGCCGGATGAAGCCAGTCAGGCCATGGATGCGGCGGCGCTGGTGGGCTATGCGCAGCGCCAGCGTTTCCATGATGCTCTGGCCCTGACTCTGGTCAAACAGCAACAGGACAAGCCTGCGTTCGAAGAAACCTTTGCCCGTTTTTTTGAGGCGGAAGACCCCCGTTCCGATTCCCCGCAAGGTGCCGAATCGCCCATGCCGGCACCCGCCGCCGACCTCTCGTCCGCGCAGACTCCCGAGCAGCAACAGGCGGAAGCCCTGTTGGCCAGCACCCCGGATCAGTTGCAGCAGCGGATGGCGGAAGCCGCCGCCGAGATGGACTTCACGCAGATGGAAGTGATTACTCAGCAGGGGATTTATACTCGTCGCCTGCTGATGAATATGGGCATGGGGGCGGTGGATGACCGGGTGCTGCAGCTTGATCAGGGCAGTCCGCCTCAGCAGGCCCGGGCGGAGCAGTTACGGCAGTGGCGAACCCGGGTCCGTGAGCAGGCTGCGGCTCAGGTGCGGCGTCAGTTTCTGTTGCATGGAGTGGGTAAAGGGCGAGCGCTTCGTGAGCAGACCCTGCGGGCGGTGCCATTCCGGGATCTGAGGGAGTTCCGTGACGTGCAGGCGCTGGTGCGCAGGATGGCCCGGCGATTGGCCAGCCTGCATCAGCGACGCACAAAAACCAGTCGGCGAGGCATGCTCGATGCCCGCCGCACCATGGTGGCGAGCATTCGTCATGATGGTGTGCCGGCCAAACTGTTCTGGCGTCGCCGTCCGCCCCGCAAGACCCGGCTCATGGTGATCTGTGATGTGTCCAGTTCGGTGAGCGATGCGGCTCGATTTCTGCTGCAGTTTCTCTATGCCATGAACGACGTGCTGCCCCGGGTGCGCAGCTTCGCCTTTGCCTCGCGGTTTGATGAAATCACCGAGGATTTTTCTCGATATTCTCCTGAGGTGGCGGTGGGTCAGGTGCTGGATCGGCTCTCTGGTAGCGGTACTGACTACGCTGAAATGTTTCGGGCGTTTCAGGCGCGCTGTGAAAGAGAGCTGGACGCCCATACCACGGTGATCATTCTTGGCGATGCCCGCAATAATTACCTGCCGGATGGCGCGGAAACGTTGCAGGCGATCCGTCGTCGAGTCAAACAGGTCTGGTGGCTGAACCCGGAGTCCCGGAGTCGCTGGAACAGTGGTGATGCGGTAATGGATCGTTACTTGCCCCACTGCCGCCTGGCCCGCCAGTGTGCCACACTCAACGATCTGGAGCGGGTGGTGGACAGTTTGCTGGGGGCACTGGATTAA
- a CDS encoding nitroreductase, protein MNADSMSLSHALTERRSVRGFLDKPVSQSELEAIFSLAQHAPSNCNIQPWQVWVASGETRNALRERLVDKVSRGTPFAPDYESLPRFQGIYRERQVDCAMALYGNMGIAREDREGRRRAELRNFELFDAPHVAFIGMERDFGVTVALDVGMYVQSLLLAMTAHGVGACAQGSMRYYPDDVRELLGIPDSIAIVLGISFGYENTDVAANRTRVGRVPLGDSVRFCGDA, encoded by the coding sequence ATGAACGCCGATTCCATGTCCCTTTCTCATGCGCTTACCGAACGCCGTTCCGTGCGCGGTTTTCTCGACAAGCCAGTATCGCAATCAGAGCTTGAGGCCATTTTCTCACTGGCCCAGCATGCTCCTTCAAACTGCAATATCCAGCCCTGGCAGGTATGGGTGGCCAGCGGCGAAACCCGTAACGCTTTACGCGAGCGTCTGGTGGACAAGGTTAGCCGGGGCACCCCCTTTGCGCCGGACTATGAGAGCCTGCCCCGTTTCCAGGGCATATACAGAGAGCGACAGGTGGATTGTGCGATGGCCCTCTACGGCAACATGGGCATCGCCCGTGAAGACCGGGAAGGTCGTCGCCGGGCGGAGCTGCGCAACTTCGAACTGTTCGATGCGCCCCATGTGGCCTTTATCGGCATGGAGCGGGATTTCGGCGTTACCGTGGCTCTGGACGTGGGCATGTACGTGCAATCCCTGTTACTGGCCATGACTGCCCACGGAGTGGGTGCCTGCGCCCAGGGCAGCATGCGCTACTACCCGGATGATGTACGCGAACTGCTGGGGATTCCGGACAGCATCGCCATCGTGCTGGGTATCAGTTTTGGCTACGAAAACACGGATGTAGCGGCCAACCGCACCCGGGTCGGGCGAGTGCCCCTGGGGGACTCGGTGCGCTTCTGTGGCGACGCCTGA
- a CDS encoding SDR family oxidoreductase, producing the protein MNYFVTGATGFIGRFLVGRLLKRENSRVFALVRSGSEYKLDALRRRLGVDADRLVAIQGDINEKLLGVSKRDQDDLTGQVDHFFHLAAIYDLTADENTQRYTNIEGTRQTLKLAEKLEAGCFHHVSSIAAAGLYNGTFTEDMFEEATGLDDPYLLTKHESEALVRQESKLPWRIYRPSMVVGHSETGEMDKVDGPYYMFKLIQKLKDVLPNWMPLIGVEGGHFNVVPVDFVADALDHIAHQPDHDGQCFHLTADRSYNLGELMDIIAGAAQAPRWPVKLDNSLFNAVPGFVKKGVSAMTPKLVVNTVLENLDIPPSALQFLTFPTEYDNQRAREALAGSNIEVPDLEGYIQQLWDFWENHLDPDRGDRKDELQPLPTLPERVEGKVVMVTGATSGIGKATALKLARAGATVLVIARTAEKLEETLHEIDQLGGTAQAYSCDVSDLNSVDDLIQQVIADHGHVDVLVNNAGRSIRRSVVHSFDRFHDYERTMQLNYFGALRLIMQLMPGMIERGGGHVINISSIGVLTNAPRFSAYVASKAALDAFTRCASSELAHEGIRFTTINMPLVRTPMIAPTKIYNHVPTISPAQAADMICDAIVRQPKRIATNLGVMGQVMHFLTPKVTETIMNTGYKLFSDSSAALGDKESSPKKIRREQAAFSRLFKGIHW; encoded by the coding sequence ATGAACTACTTCGTCACCGGTGCCACCGGCTTTATTGGTCGTTTTCTGGTTGGTCGTCTGCTCAAACGTGAGAACAGCCGGGTTTTTGCCCTGGTGCGCTCCGGCTCCGAATACAAGCTGGACGCCCTGCGTCGTCGGCTGGGTGTGGACGCCGATCGTCTGGTGGCCATCCAGGGCGATATCAACGAAAAACTGCTGGGTGTCAGCAAGCGGGACCAGGATGACCTGACCGGTCAGGTGGATCACTTCTTTCATCTGGCGGCCATCTATGACCTGACCGCCGACGAGAACACCCAGCGCTACACCAACATCGAAGGCACCCGGCAAACCCTGAAACTGGCTGAAAAGCTGGAGGCAGGTTGTTTTCACCATGTTTCTTCCATTGCCGCTGCCGGCCTCTACAACGGCACCTTTACCGAAGACATGTTCGAAGAGGCCACCGGCCTGGATGACCCCTACCTACTCACCAAGCATGAGTCCGAGGCCCTGGTGCGCCAGGAAAGCAAACTGCCCTGGCGCATCTACCGGCCGTCCATGGTGGTCGGTCACTCCGAGACCGGCGAGATGGACAAGGTCGACGGCCCCTACTACATGTTCAAGCTGATCCAGAAACTCAAGGATGTGCTACCCAACTGGATGCCATTGATTGGCGTAGAAGGCGGCCACTTCAATGTGGTGCCGGTGGACTTCGTGGCCGACGCCCTGGATCACATTGCCCACCAGCCGGACCATGATGGCCAGTGTTTCCACCTCACCGCCGATCGCAGCTACAACCTGGGCGAGCTGATGGACATCATTGCCGGTGCCGCCCAGGCCCCCCGTTGGCCGGTGAAACTGGATAACAGTCTGTTCAACGCCGTCCCCGGCTTCGTCAAGAAAGGCGTCAGCGCCATGACGCCGAAGCTGGTGGTCAACACGGTACTGGAGAACCTGGACATTCCGCCATCAGCCCTGCAATTTCTCACCTTCCCCACCGAGTACGACAACCAGCGTGCCAGGGAAGCGCTGGCCGGCAGCAACATCGAGGTGCCGGACCTGGAAGGCTATATCCAGCAACTGTGGGACTTCTGGGAAAACCATCTGGACCCGGATCGCGGCGACCGCAAGGATGAGTTGCAACCTTTGCCCACCCTGCCCGAGCGCGTGGAGGGCAAGGTAGTCATGGTCACCGGCGCCACCTCCGGCATCGGCAAGGCAACCGCCCTGAAACTGGCCCGGGCCGGCGCCACCGTACTGGTGATTGCGCGCACCGCGGAAAAACTGGAAGAGACCCTGCACGAAATCGACCAGCTGGGCGGCACTGCCCAGGCCTACAGCTGCGACGTGTCGGACCTGAACAGCGTGGATGATCTGATCCAGCAGGTGATCGCCGACCACGGCCACGTGGATGTGCTGGTCAACAACGCCGGCCGCTCCATCCGCCGTTCCGTGGTGCATTCCTTTGATCGTTTCCACGATTACGAGCGCACCATGCAGCTCAACTACTTCGGCGCGCTGCGCCTGATCATGCAATTGATGCCAGGGATGATCGAGCGTGGCGGCGGTCATGTGATCAATATTTCCAGTATCGGGGTACTCACCAATGCACCCCGCTTCTCCGCCTATGTGGCGTCCAAAGCAGCGCTGGACGCGTTCACCCGCTGCGCCTCAAGCGAACTGGCCCATGAGGGCATTCGTTTCACCACTATCAATATGCCGCTGGTGCGTACCCCGATGATTGCGCCCACCAAGATCTATAACCATGTGCCCACCATCAGCCCGGCCCAGGCGGCAGACATGATCTGCGACGCCATCGTGCGCCAGCCCAAGCGCATCGCCACCAACCTGGGCGTGATGGGCCAGGTAATGCACTTCCTGACCCCCAAGGTCACCGAGACCATCATGAATACCGGCTACAAGCTGTTCTCGGATTCCTCCGCCGCCCTGGGTGACAAGGAAAGCTCCCCGAAGAAGATTCGCCGCGAACAGGCGGCCTTCTCACGCCTCTTCAAAGGCATTCACTGGTAA
- a CDS encoding hybrid sensor histidine kinase/response regulator, whose protein sequence is MTKGTVSAGRLAALICALFLSLNSNALTLTDHRDSYQAAAGMQWLADQDHSLSPTMALQALRAGKGQPLDTAYPSLGFRNGFQWFLIAVENNSTMPYWFLRVGRPHLDYLDIYVFDKDGNRIKHSRMGDRVPFPSRELSHYHLVTPLTLPADSKHYLLLRAQGNNVIELPATLMTPAAFNAHDNRLSLFYGLYFGAIVAMCLFNLLIFLSIRDPSYLLYVLYLGTFGLNLFTREGLSYQWLWPDATLWNHYSLPVLNLVTLAFSMLFASQFLELKKRAPRIHRILLLSAITLLVVTPLTLLNFHFSIQASTAIVLPWPFVAIALSLWLIIKGYSPARYFLLAFTAVATATVLYVLKTFQLMEGGWLLENAMQLGTFTEAVLLSFALAHRMTVLKSENARIQREANEVLEQRVDERTRELNSALSARSEFLAVMSHEIRTPLNGIIGTVDMLKGTPLDEDQQHNLNVIEQSGNSLLNLINDILDYSRIEAGKMPIEQTSFSLADLVSESLALFQHKAHVHSNTLQTELDHNLGERCLGDPVRLRQILVNLIGNAVKFTSNGIITVRAERDEHNPDYVYFEVSDSGIGIAPEQLKHLFDHFHQGDSSTSRRYGGTGLGLAICRQLVEIMGGEIGVFSRQNEGSRFWFRLPLPGTQSDSGYLPQNEDSDLPSLSGGRLLIVDDNHINLMVAEGLCQKLGYETEVAESGMEAIAVLMSTQQSFDLILMDCEMPDMDGFETSRSIIKLQQEGRLPWIPIVALTAHAVPDKIHACHDAGMVAHLAKPINKARLMATLKQVLRDPGKGSRNSA, encoded by the coding sequence ATGACAAAGGGAACCGTCTCCGCAGGGCGACTGGCAGCGCTTATCTGCGCGCTTTTTCTATCACTGAACAGCAACGCACTGACTCTGACGGATCACCGCGACAGCTATCAGGCCGCGGCAGGCATGCAATGGCTAGCAGATCAGGACCATTCCCTCAGCCCGACCATGGCATTGCAGGCCTTGCGCGCCGGCAAGGGCCAGCCTCTGGACACCGCCTATCCTTCTCTGGGGTTTCGCAACGGGTTCCAGTGGTTCCTCATCGCTGTAGAGAACAACAGCACGATGCCCTACTGGTTTCTCCGTGTGGGGCGCCCCCACCTTGATTACCTGGACATCTACGTCTTTGATAAAGACGGCAACCGGATCAAACATTCCCGCATGGGCGACCGGGTTCCCTTCCCCAGTCGCGAACTGTCCCACTATCATCTGGTGACACCACTGACACTGCCCGCAGACAGCAAGCACTACCTGTTGTTACGCGCCCAGGGCAATAATGTGATTGAGCTACCTGCCACCCTGATGACGCCGGCAGCCTTCAACGCCCATGACAACCGGCTTTCCCTTTTCTATGGCCTCTATTTTGGCGCGATCGTTGCCATGTGCCTGTTTAATCTGCTGATTTTCCTGTCTATCCGCGATCCAAGTTATCTACTCTATGTGCTTTACCTCGGCACTTTTGGCCTTAACCTGTTTACCCGGGAAGGCCTGAGCTACCAGTGGCTATGGCCTGACGCCACTCTGTGGAACCATTATTCCCTGCCTGTACTGAACCTGGTCACACTGGCATTCTCTATGCTGTTTGCCAGCCAGTTTCTGGAGCTGAAAAAACGGGCTCCGCGCATTCACCGTATACTGCTGCTTAGCGCTATCACCCTGTTGGTCGTCACCCCGCTGACGCTGCTCAACTTTCATTTTTCCATTCAGGCGTCAACCGCCATCGTATTGCCCTGGCCTTTTGTTGCCATCGCCCTGTCCCTGTGGCTGATCATCAAGGGCTATAGTCCAGCACGTTATTTCCTGCTCGCCTTCACCGCCGTGGCCACCGCCACGGTGCTCTACGTACTGAAAACCTTCCAGCTGATGGAAGGAGGCTGGCTGCTGGAAAATGCCATGCAGCTGGGCACCTTCACTGAAGCCGTACTGCTGTCTTTCGCTCTGGCTCACAGGATGACGGTGCTGAAAAGCGAGAACGCCCGCATTCAACGCGAAGCCAACGAAGTATTGGAGCAACGTGTGGATGAGCGCACCCGGGAACTGAACAGTGCACTGAGTGCACGCAGTGAATTCCTGGCAGTCATGAGCCATGAAATCCGCACCCCTCTCAACGGCATCATCGGTACCGTGGATATGCTCAAGGGAACTCCCCTGGATGAAGATCAGCAGCACAACCTGAATGTGATCGAGCAGTCCGGTAACAGCCTGCTCAATCTGATCAACGACATTCTCGATTATTCCCGTATCGAAGCAGGCAAGATGCCCATTGAACAGACCAGCTTCAGCCTGGCGGATCTGGTCAGCGAATCCCTGGCGCTGTTTCAGCACAAGGCCCATGTGCATTCCAATACCCTGCAGACCGAGCTTGACCACAACCTGGGGGAACGGTGCCTGGGCGACCCGGTACGGCTACGACAAATTCTGGTGAATCTGATTGGCAATGCGGTGAAATTCACCAGTAACGGCATCATCACGGTCAGGGCCGAACGGGATGAGCACAACCCAGACTATGTCTATTTCGAAGTCTCGGATTCAGGCATCGGCATTGCCCCGGAGCAGCTCAAGCACCTGTTTGATCATTTCCACCAGGGCGACAGCTCCACCAGCCGACGCTACGGTGGCACAGGCCTCGGGCTGGCAATCTGTCGGCAGCTGGTGGAAATCATGGGGGGCGAGATTGGCGTCTTCAGCCGCCAGAATGAAGGCTCTCGATTCTGGTTTCGGCTGCCCCTGCCCGGCACACAGAGCGATAGCGGTTACCTGCCGCAAAACGAGGACAGCGATTTACCCAGCCTCTCCGGCGGCCGACTGCTTATCGTCGATGACAACCATATCAACCTGATGGTGGCCGAAGGTCTGTGTCAGAAACTGGGCTATGAAACGGAAGTGGCGGAAAGTGGCATGGAGGCCATAGCGGTGCTGATGTCCACCCAGCAGTCGTTCGATCTGATTCTGATGGACTGCGAGATGCCAGACATGGATGGCTTCGAAACCTCCCGCTCGATCATCAAGCTGCAACAGGAAGGCCGGCTGCCCTGGATACCCATTGTGGCTCTGACGGCCCACGCGGTACCGGACAAGATCCACGCCTGCCACGACGCCGGCATGGTGGCCCACCTGGCCAAACCCATCAACAAGGCTCGCCTGATGGCCACACTGAAACAAGTGCTGCGTGATCCTGGCAAGGGCTCCCGCAATAGCGCCTGA